In Rattus rattus isolate New Zealand chromosome 3, Rrattus_CSIRO_v1, whole genome shotgun sequence, one genomic interval encodes:
- the Prkaa1 gene encoding 5'-AMP-activated protein kinase catalytic subunit alpha-1 isoform X1, translated as MRRLSSWRKMATAEKQKHDGRVKIGHYILGDTLGVGTFGKVKVGKHELTGHKVAVKILNRQKIRSLDVVGKIRREIQNLKLFRHPHIIKLYQVISTPSDIFMVMEYVSGGELFDYICKNGRLDEKESRRLFQQILSGVDYCHRHMVVHRDLKPENVLLDAHMNAKIADFGLSNMMSDGEFLRTSCGSPNYAAPEVISGRLYAGPEVDIWSSGVILYALLCGTLPFDDDHVPTLFKKICDGIFYTPQYLNPSVISLLKHMLQVDPMKRATIKDIREHEWFKQDLPKYLFPEDPSYSSTMIDDEALKEVCEKFECSEEEVLSCLYNRNHQDPLAVAYHLIIDNRRIMNEAKDFYLATSPPDSFLDDHHLTRPHPERVPFLVAETPRARHTLDELNPQKSKHQGVRKAKWHLGIRSQSRPNDIMAEVCRAIKQLDYEWKVVNPYYLRVRRKNPVTSTFSKMSLQLYQVDSRTYLLDFRSIDDEITEAKSGTATPQRSGSISNYRSCQRSDSDAEAQGKPSEVSLTSSVTSLDSSPVDVAPRPGSHTIEFFEMCANLIKILAQ; from the exons ATGCGCAGACTCAGTTCCTGGAGAAAGATGGCGACGGCCGAGAAGCAGAAGCACGACGGGCGGGTGAAGATCGGCCACTACATCCTGGGGGACACGCTGGGCGTCGGCACCTTCGGGAAAGTGAAGG TGGGCAAGCACGAGTTGACTGGACATAAAGTTGCTGTGAAGATACTCAACCGGCAGAAGATTCGAAGCCTGGACGTGGTCGGGAAAATCCGCAGAGAGATCCAGAACCTGAAGCTTTTCAGGCACCCTCATATAATCAAACT GTACCAGGTCATCAGTACACCGTCTGATATTTTCATGGTGATGGAATATGTCTCAGGAGGAGAGCTATTTGATTATATCTGTAAAAATGGAAGG TTGGACGAAAAGGAGAGTCGACGTCTGTTCCAGCAGATCCTTTCTGGTGTGGACTATTGTCACAGGCATATGGTGGTCCACAGAGATTTGAAACCTGAAAACGTCCTGCTtgatgcacacatgaatgcaaaGATAGCCGACTTCG GTCTTTCAAACATGATGTCAGATGGTGAATTTTTAAGAACGAGCTGTGGCTCGCCCAATTATGCTGCACCAGAAGTGATTTCAGGAAG ATTGTACGCAGGCCCTGAAGTGGACATCTGGAGCAGCGGGGTCATTCTCTATGCTTTGCTGTGTGGAACTCTCCCTTTTGATGATGACCACGTGCCAACTCTTTTTAAGAAGATATGTGACGGGATATTTTATACCCCTCAGTATTTGAATCCCTCTGTAATAAGCCTTTTGAAGCATATGCTGCAGGTAGATCCTATGAAGAGGGCCACAATAAAAGATATCAG GGAACATGAATGGTTTAAGCAGGACCTTCCAAAATATCTCTTTCCTGAAGACCCGTCTTATAGTTCAACCATGATTGATGATGAAGCCTTAAAAGAAGTGTGTGAGAAGTTCGAGTGCTCGGAGGAGGAGGTCCTCAGCTGCCTGTACAACAGAAACCACCAGGACCCACTGGCAGTTGCCTACCACCTCATCATAGACAACAGGAGAATAATGAACGAAGCCAAAGATTTCTACTTGGCAACAAGCCCACCCGATTCTTTCCTCGATGATCACCATTTAACTCGGCCTCACCCTGAGAGAGTACCATTCTTGGTTGCCGAAACACCAAGGGCCCGACACACCCTAGATGAATTAAACCCACAGAAATCCAAACACCAAGGTGTACGGAAGGCAAAGTGGCATTTGGGGATTCGAAGTCAAAGCCGACCCAACGACATCATGGCAGAAGTGTGTAGAGCAATCAAGCAGTTGGACTATGAATGGAAG GTTGTAAACCCCTATTATTTGCGTGTGCGAAGGAAGAACCCTGTGACAAGCACATTTTCCAAAATGAGTCTACAGCTATACCAAGTGGATAGTAGGACTTACTTATTGGATTTCCGAAGTATTGATG ATGAGATTACAGAAGCCAAATCAGGGACTGCTACTCCACAGAGATCGGGATCCATCAGCAACTATCGATCTTGCCAAAGGAGCGACTCCGATGCCGAGGCTCAAGGAAAGCCCTCAGAAGTCTCTCTTACCTCATCCGTGACCTCCCTCGACTCCTCTCCTGTTGACGTAGCTCCAAGACCAGGAAGTCACACAATAGAATTTTTTGAAATGTGTGCAAATCTAATTAAAATTCTTGCACAGTAA
- the Prkaa1 gene encoding 5'-AMP-activated protein kinase catalytic subunit alpha-1 isoform X2, giving the protein MVVHRDLKPENVLLDAHMNAKIADFGLSNMMSDGEFLRTSCGSPNYAAPEVISGRLYAGPEVDIWSSGVILYALLCGTLPFDDDHVPTLFKKICDGIFYTPQYLNPSVISLLKHMLQVDPMKRATIKDIREHEWFKQDLPKYLFPEDPSYSSTMIDDEALKEVCEKFECSEEEVLSCLYNRNHQDPLAVAYHLIIDNRRIMNEAKDFYLATSPPDSFLDDHHLTRPHPERVPFLVAETPRARHTLDELNPQKSKHQGVRKAKWHLGIRSQSRPNDIMAEVCRAIKQLDYEWKVVNPYYLRVRRKNPVTSTFSKMSLQLYQVDSRTYLLDFRSIDDEITEAKSGTATPQRSGSISNYRSCQRSDSDAEAQGKPSEVSLTSSVTSLDSSPVDVAPRPGSHTIEFFEMCANLIKILAQ; this is encoded by the exons ATGGTGGTCCACAGAGATTTGAAACCTGAAAACGTCCTGCTtgatgcacacatgaatgcaaaGATAGCCGACTTCG GTCTTTCAAACATGATGTCAGATGGTGAATTTTTAAGAACGAGCTGTGGCTCGCCCAATTATGCTGCACCAGAAGTGATTTCAGGAAG ATTGTACGCAGGCCCTGAAGTGGACATCTGGAGCAGCGGGGTCATTCTCTATGCTTTGCTGTGTGGAACTCTCCCTTTTGATGATGACCACGTGCCAACTCTTTTTAAGAAGATATGTGACGGGATATTTTATACCCCTCAGTATTTGAATCCCTCTGTAATAAGCCTTTTGAAGCATATGCTGCAGGTAGATCCTATGAAGAGGGCCACAATAAAAGATATCAG GGAACATGAATGGTTTAAGCAGGACCTTCCAAAATATCTCTTTCCTGAAGACCCGTCTTATAGTTCAACCATGATTGATGATGAAGCCTTAAAAGAAGTGTGTGAGAAGTTCGAGTGCTCGGAGGAGGAGGTCCTCAGCTGCCTGTACAACAGAAACCACCAGGACCCACTGGCAGTTGCCTACCACCTCATCATAGACAACAGGAGAATAATGAACGAAGCCAAAGATTTCTACTTGGCAACAAGCCCACCCGATTCTTTCCTCGATGATCACCATTTAACTCGGCCTCACCCTGAGAGAGTACCATTCTTGGTTGCCGAAACACCAAGGGCCCGACACACCCTAGATGAATTAAACCCACAGAAATCCAAACACCAAGGTGTACGGAAGGCAAAGTGGCATTTGGGGATTCGAAGTCAAAGCCGACCCAACGACATCATGGCAGAAGTGTGTAGAGCAATCAAGCAGTTGGACTATGAATGGAAG GTTGTAAACCCCTATTATTTGCGTGTGCGAAGGAAGAACCCTGTGACAAGCACATTTTCCAAAATGAGTCTACAGCTATACCAAGTGGATAGTAGGACTTACTTATTGGATTTCCGAAGTATTGATG ATGAGATTACAGAAGCCAAATCAGGGACTGCTACTCCACAGAGATCGGGATCCATCAGCAACTATCGATCTTGCCAAAGGAGCGACTCCGATGCCGAGGCTCAAGGAAAGCCCTCAGAAGTCTCTCTTACCTCATCCGTGACCTCCCTCGACTCCTCTCCTGTTGACGTAGCTCCAAGACCAGGAAGTCACACAATAGAATTTTTTGAAATGTGTGCAAATCTAATTAAAATTCTTGCACAGTAA